The proteins below come from a single Edaphobacter acidisoli genomic window:
- a CDS encoding glycosyltransferase family 4 protein, with product MYKQKDNTGSCAIARAGGDESMRICMVAYTFYETDNRVRRYAETLVRRGDEVDAIVLRREEQSSFDIIKGVNVYRIQRRVIDEGGPFSYLVKLLLFFVRSMWLLTLRHAKRPYDLIHVHSVPDFQVFSTLFPRLMGAKVILDIHDIVPELYASKFRISERSLPFRMLVLMEKLSVVYSNHMIVANHLWMERLGCRSGHPEKCTTILNYPDPVIFRSQPSKPRQDGEFVMCYPGTLSWHQGVDLIIDAMARLGDKAPNLRLIIFGDGAERERLTAMVKDYGLGDRVSIGGGIPIEQVASTMASVDLGIEPKRKRSFGNEALSTKILEFMAVGVPVLASNTRINRMYFEDGLIGFFESEDIDDLAAGILRLIEQPACASAMRERGLKFIEENNWNIKKHEYLDLVDGLVYGTVEERVEVETQ from the coding sequence ATGTACAAGCAGAAAGATAATACTGGTTCGTGTGCAATTGCCCGAGCCGGAGGTGACGAGTCGATGAGAATCTGCATGGTGGCATACACATTTTATGAGACCGACAACCGCGTGCGGCGCTACGCTGAAACCCTTGTTCGCCGTGGTGACGAGGTGGATGCCATCGTGCTGCGCCGTGAGGAGCAATCTTCTTTCGACATAATCAAGGGCGTTAATGTTTATCGTATTCAGCGTCGCGTCATCGACGAGGGAGGCCCATTCAGCTATCTCGTCAAACTGCTTCTGTTCTTCGTCCGCTCGATGTGGCTACTGACGCTGCGCCACGCAAAGCGCCCCTACGATCTCATCCATGTACACTCCGTGCCGGATTTTCAGGTCTTCTCGACACTTTTCCCCCGGTTGATGGGTGCCAAGGTGATTCTTGACATCCACGACATCGTGCCCGAGCTGTACGCAAGCAAGTTCAGGATCAGCGAGCGTTCGCTCCCGTTTCGGATGCTAGTGCTCATGGAGAAGCTATCGGTTGTCTATTCCAATCACATGATCGTAGCCAATCATCTCTGGATGGAGCGGTTGGGTTGCCGTTCGGGGCACCCGGAGAAGTGCACCACGATCCTCAACTATCCCGACCCGGTTATCTTCCGGTCACAGCCGTCGAAGCCTCGACAGGACGGTGAGTTTGTCATGTGTTATCCCGGCACGCTGAGTTGGCACCAGGGCGTCGATCTCATCATCGATGCTATGGCGCGGCTTGGAGACAAGGCCCCCAACCTGCGACTGATTATCTTCGGCGATGGTGCAGAGCGTGAGCGACTCACGGCCATGGTGAAGGATTACGGACTTGGGGACAGAGTTTCGATCGGCGGCGGTATACCGATTGAACAGGTGGCAAGCACGATGGCGAGCGTCGATCTCGGTATCGAGCCCAAGCGCAAACGCTCGTTTGGCAATGAAGCGCTTAGTACAAAGATCCTCGAATTTATGGCGGTTGGCGTTCCGGTACTTGCCTCCAACACGCGGATCAACCGCATGTACTTTGAGGATGGCCTGATTGGCTTCTTTGAGTCCGAGGATATCGACGATCTGGCGGCGGGAATACTTCGGCTGATCGAACAGCCTGCTTGCGCTTCCGCAATGAGGGAGCGTGGACTGAAATTCATTGAAGAAAATAATTGGAATATTAAGAAGCACGAGTACCTGGACCTAGTGGACGGCCTCGTGTACGGTACGGTTGAAGAGCGGGTGGAAGTCGAGACACAATAA
- a CDS encoding glycosyltransferase family 2 protein codes for MQVSVIIPTYNRAEVLRKTLIGYAEQTGDHNMSEVLVVDDGSRDHTADVVRECAHLFSFPLRYFHQQNSGLAAARNHAIREAAGDLILFGDDDIIPGPRLAEEHARWHKKFPEEHIGILGFVPWLPSVRPTPFMKWSGLYGPQFNFGYFKPGMELDFRHGYFCNTSVKAAFLARHGVFSEAFRTYGYEDVELSYRLKKQGYRLLYNPDAVGYHNKYETLENTIQRVEALYRSWPEFGRTEAGQHFLELWRGQRTRPPSAAKSAMKTLLRPLKTAAIPILRPLVNTHIPLPHWMYDQILYHYVTPFSSVVAASEHAC; via the coding sequence ATGCAGGTTAGTGTAATTATTCCGACTTATAACCGGGCTGAGGTTCTCCGCAAGACGCTGATTGGTTATGCGGAGCAGACTGGAGACCACAACATGAGCGAGGTGCTCGTGGTCGATGATGGCTCAAGAGACCACACAGCGGATGTGGTTCGTGAGTGTGCTCATCTGTTCTCCTTTCCGCTGCGCTATTTCCATCAGCAGAACAGCGGTCTAGCTGCGGCGCGCAACCACGCGATCCGCGAAGCAGCCGGCGACCTGATCCTTTTTGGAGACGACGATATCATTCCTGGCCCGCGACTCGCGGAGGAACATGCCCGGTGGCATAAAAAATTCCCCGAGGAACATATTGGAATCCTAGGCTTCGTTCCGTGGTTGCCCAGTGTGCGTCCCACACCGTTTATGAAGTGGTCAGGACTCTATGGGCCTCAATTCAACTTCGGCTATTTCAAACCTGGCATGGAGCTCGACTTCAGGCATGGCTACTTCTGCAATACCAGTGTGAAGGCTGCGTTTCTTGCCCGGCATGGTGTCTTCAGCGAGGCGTTTCGCACCTACGGATACGAAGACGTAGAACTCAGCTATCGGCTCAAGAAACAAGGCTATCGTCTCCTCTACAATCCGGATGCCGTTGGGTATCACAATAAATACGAGACGCTGGAGAACACTATTCAGCGTGTCGAAGCGCTTTACCGCTCATGGCCGGAGTTTGGAAGGACTGAAGCAGGACAGCACTTTCTGGAATTGTGGCGAGGGCAGCGCACAAGGCCACCCAGTGCTGCCAAGTCTGCAATGAAGACTCTCCTACGCCCGCTCAAAACTGCTGCCATTCCAATTCTAAGGCCGCTCGTGAACACGCACATTCCTTTGCCTCACTGGATGTATGACCAGATCCTCTACCACTATGTCACTCCATTTTCCTCTGTTGTTGCGGCCTCAGAGCATGCCTGTTGA
- a CDS encoding class I SAM-dependent methyltransferase: MMLGTRDVFPYWECAECGCLSLSAPPADMSAYYPSDYYSLQTRSVSLLRALRDFLYLSPAGFLVNWRRRTDLDAIRRAHLTKRQTLLDVGCGGGSLLADLRELGYKARGIDPFVSSDVYDRCGLRVERKTLAEVTESFDVVLFRHSLEHMPIDTLKIARARVKPGGVCVVCIPVVGWAWQNYSTDWSQLDAPRHLFLHSRKSFEMLAAKSGFRVENVVFDSNEFQFWASESYRHDIPLSQAVRPSPAQVRAMRRSAASLNRREQGDTAQFYLRPVEHA, translated from the coding sequence ATGATGCTAGGCACACGCGATGTCTTTCCCTACTGGGAGTGTGCTGAGTGCGGATGTCTGTCGCTTTCTGCGCCGCCCGCAGATATGAGCGCCTACTACCCCAGCGACTACTATAGCCTTCAGACTAGATCCGTCAGCCTTCTGCGTGCGTTGCGAGACTTCCTCTATCTTTCGCCGGCAGGGTTTCTAGTGAACTGGAGGCGAAGGACTGATCTTGATGCGATTCGGCGAGCACATTTGACCAAGAGGCAGACGCTGCTCGACGTAGGTTGTGGCGGCGGATCACTGCTGGCCGATCTGCGAGAGCTGGGTTACAAGGCGAGAGGTATTGATCCGTTTGTCTCGTCCGATGTTTATGACCGCTGCGGTTTGCGGGTGGAGCGCAAGACGCTGGCCGAGGTCACGGAGAGCTTTGATGTTGTCTTGTTTCGCCATTCGCTTGAACATATGCCGATTGACACACTTAAGATTGCACGAGCGCGCGTGAAGCCAGGAGGAGTCTGCGTCGTATGTATCCCGGTCGTCGGCTGGGCTTGGCAGAACTATAGTACTGACTGGTCTCAGCTTGACGCTCCACGCCACCTTTTTCTGCATAGTCGGAAGAGCTTTGAGATGCTTGCCGCCAAGAGCGGATTTCGTGTTGAGAACGTGGTCTTCGACTCCAATGAGTTTCAGTTCTGGGCCAGCGAGTCGTACCGCCACGATATTCCTTTGTCGCAAGCGGTGCGACCATCACCCGCACAGGTCCGGGCCATGCGCAGATCTGCTGCGTCGCTAAATCGGCGGGAACAGGGTGACACGGCGCAGTTCTACCTGCGGCCGGTAGAACATGCTTAA
- a CDS encoding DUF4082 domain-containing protein, with the protein MKRSLGSHLFLAAAFLAVALPAVPSFADGIQAFSFTSAVFRDDDPGTAELGYTFTVGNNPIVVDSLGYINDVYQGTHTIAIFDVATQQMVPGALATVTTPYGSAIDTYFTYTALSTPVTLAANTEYQIVSQFFAGEYYFTDAEGFTSAPGVTFGIASYGNYGDPPSIPVFATGSYAGNDPGDFGPNFTFTPVPEPSSICLVVSGICGLAATGLRRLKR; encoded by the coding sequence ATGAAGCGTTCCTTGGGATCCCACCTGTTCTTAGCAGCAGCATTTCTCGCTGTTGCTCTGCCTGCCGTTCCCTCTTTTGCCGATGGCATTCAGGCGTTCAGTTTCACATCGGCCGTGTTCCGCGATGACGACCCAGGAACCGCCGAACTGGGTTATACGTTCACCGTCGGGAACAATCCGATCGTTGTGGACTCGCTGGGATACATCAATGATGTGTATCAAGGAACCCATACCATTGCGATCTTCGATGTGGCCACCCAGCAGATGGTTCCTGGAGCACTGGCGACAGTGACGACACCATACGGAAGCGCCATCGACACTTACTTTACGTATACCGCGTTGAGTACCCCTGTGACGCTGGCCGCGAACACCGAATACCAGATTGTCTCGCAGTTTTTTGCCGGCGAATATTACTTTACAGACGCCGAAGGATTCACTTCCGCTCCGGGTGTAACGTTCGGAATTGCGAGCTATGGTAACTATGGCGATCCGCCCTCCATTCCGGTATTTGCGACCGGAAGTTATGCGGGCAACGATCCGGGAGACTTTGGCCCGAACTTCACATTTACGCCTGTGCCGGAACCATCATCAATCTGTCTCGTCGTCAGTGGCATCTGCGGACTCGCTGCCACGGGCTTACGCCGTCTGAAACGCTGA
- a CDS encoding O-antigen ligase family protein, whose protein sequence is MILVIILDFLVVVTLLVVAMQKGFTATLPVAAFFLVLFPEESKISIGGLFDITTQRLVVLMLFFLVLLMTKQRGASPEKLPLKGWIVLLTVWWTLSAINSIAFTDSAKSLFSLLLDYIAVYVIYAKYVPDVETVKKVLFGLASGVIVCSVFGVMEAYGHWSVISLFPVEIHRFGASGDLYQDTARGLRVQSTFGHPILFGTALALAIPMTLYLLSLAKKGRRKTFLWIGILLMFTCIFKASSRGPWMALAASLALLLFFGRGKIKKYMVIISMLTLTVLVVRPGVWETIWNDYAATVDPTSYQGQSYQYRYELYSLVSERLDQSFDRMLLGFGPQSFPMLHLTGKIEGRTMSFASCDSAFAELWAETGYVGLLIVCLMLALVIFRTVRCARRLPSPDNRLCLLFFVNLAAFCFEMTNAEIFGWGQQAIMLWIVIALTSTYPYLVKATLPSEEEIAAVDILVNEYHTVSS, encoded by the coding sequence ATGATTCTTGTCATCATTCTCGACTTCCTCGTGGTTGTCACTCTGCTCGTAGTAGCCATGCAAAAGGGCTTTACCGCCACTTTGCCGGTAGCTGCGTTCTTCCTGGTTCTCTTCCCAGAGGAGTCCAAGATCTCGATCGGTGGCCTTTTCGACATAACAACTCAGCGCCTTGTCGTTTTGATGCTGTTCTTTTTGGTGTTGCTCATGACCAAGCAAAGAGGCGCCTCGCCTGAGAAGCTTCCGCTCAAAGGATGGATTGTCCTGTTGACGGTGTGGTGGACACTCTCGGCGATAAACTCCATTGCCTTTACCGATAGTGCGAAGTCATTGTTCTCACTGCTTCTTGACTACATTGCGGTCTATGTCATCTATGCCAAATACGTTCCTGATGTCGAAACTGTGAAGAAGGTTCTCTTTGGACTGGCCAGCGGGGTGATTGTTTGCTCTGTCTTCGGTGTGATGGAGGCCTATGGCCACTGGTCCGTTATCTCACTGTTTCCAGTTGAGATTCACCGCTTTGGCGCCAGCGGCGATTTGTACCAGGACACGGCTCGCGGACTTCGGGTACAGTCTACCTTCGGCCATCCGATCTTGTTCGGTACGGCCCTGGCTCTAGCTATCCCCATGACACTGTACTTGCTGTCGCTGGCTAAAAAGGGTCGACGCAAAACGTTTCTGTGGATAGGTATTTTGCTGATGTTTACCTGCATCTTTAAGGCCTCGAGCCGCGGCCCATGGATGGCACTTGCAGCGTCGCTTGCGCTGCTGCTTTTCTTTGGCCGGGGAAAGATCAAGAAATACATGGTTATCATCTCGATGCTTACCCTGACTGTGCTTGTGGTGCGGCCGGGTGTGTGGGAGACGATCTGGAACGACTACGCTGCAACAGTCGACCCCACGTCGTATCAAGGGCAGTCGTATCAATACCGTTATGAACTTTACAGCCTGGTTTCAGAGCGGCTAGACCAGAGCTTCGATCGAATGCTGCTTGGTTTTGGACCACAGTCGTTTCCGATGCTTCACCTGACTGGCAAAATTGAAGGGCGCACGATGTCATTCGCAAGTTGCGATAGTGCCTTTGCTGAGTTGTGGGCTGAGACCGGATATGTGGGCTTGCTGATTGTTTGCCTTATGCTTGCTTTGGTCATCTTCAGAACGGTCCGTTGTGCGCGTCGACTGCCATCACCCGATAACAGGTTATGCCTGCTGTTTTTTGTTAACCTGGCTGCCTTCTGCTTCGAGATGACCAACGCTGAGATATTTGGATGGGGACAGCAGGCGATCATGCTGTGGATTGTCATAGCCCTTACTTCCACTTATCCCTATCTCGTCAAGGCCACCCTTCCGTCAGAAGAAGAGATAGCCGCCGTGGACATATTAGTGAACGAATACCATACGGTTTCGTCGTGA